A single region of the Brassica rapa cultivar Chiifu-401-42 chromosome A03, CAAS_Brap_v3.01, whole genome shotgun sequence genome encodes:
- the LOC103859338 gene encoding uncharacterized protein LOC103859338, whose translation MGFLFSLQVLLFLSLSQKLSAQPPPTNVTSSSLDALLQDYSFRAFVRPRTGILYDATVPSNFTGIKLAAMRLRSGSFRKYGVSSLKEFSIPTGVIVKPYVTRLVLVYQNLANYSQFYYPLPGYDYVAPVLGLLAYDAKNLSAVNLPELELTALNDPIKIGFADLERIPQGSGAKCVSFDSRGKATFKDSVQNTCETVNQGHFSVVVKSVASAPSPSEGRKKKKEERSEDSAKTWIIVGSVVGGLILLGLLVCLVMRCRSYKKDEKIREMERAGEAGEALRMTQVGETRAPTATTTRTQPMLETEYAA comes from the coding sequence ATGGGGTTTCTCTTTAGTCTCCAGGTGCTTCTCTTTCTCAGTCTCTCTCAAAAACTCTCTGCTCAGCCTCCTCCGACCAATGtgacttcttcttctctcgACGCCCTTCTTCAAGATTACTCCTTTAGAGCTTTCGTTCGTCCCCGCACCGGCATTCTCTACGACGCCACCGTTCCTTCCAATTTCACCGGGATCAAACTCGCCGCCATGAGGCTCAGAAGCGGAAGCTTCAGAAAATACGGAGTATCCTCCCTGAAAGAGTTCTCAATTCCGACAGGAGTCATCGTGAAGCCGTACGTGACAAGGCTCGTTCTTGTTTATCAGAACCTAGCTAACTACTCTCAGTTCTATTACCCTCTTCCCGGCTACGACTACGTAGCTCCCGTGCTGGGACTCCTCGCCTACGACGCTAAGAATCTCTCCGCCGTTAACTTACCGGAGCTGGAGCTAACGGCGTTAAACGATCCCATTAAGATTGGTTTCGCCGATCTTGAACGTATCCCGCAAGGTTCTGGCGCTAAGTGCGTTAGTTTCGATTCGCGAGGGAAAGCCACTTTCAAGGACTCGGTTCAGAACACGTGCGAGACTGTGAATCAAGGGCATTTCTCTGTGGTGGTGAAGTCTGTGGCGTCTGCTCCATCTCCAAGCGagggaagaaagaagaagaaggaggagaGGTCTGAGGATAGTGCCAAGACTTGGATCATTGTAGGATCAGTGGTTGGTGGGTTGATACTATTGGGGCTGTTGGTGTGTCTTGTTATGAGGTGTCGGAGTTACAAGAAGGATGAGAAGATTAGGGAGATGGAGAGAGCTGGAGAGGCGGGGGAAGCTCTTAGGATGACTCAGGTTGGAGAGACGAGAGCACCGACAGCTACTACTACTCGTACACAACCTATGCTTGAGACTGAATACGCAGCTTAG
- the LOC103859335 gene encoding mucin-5AC, with product MNRNLRESVSGGRNAPAISQFRRGSNNGFSRDSDENLDLFSKIRRSFPLSSTDHLPDVSAKLGRLSVGSKPTAKGKGGDDLLSSAEVGKNDYDWLLTPPGTPLGNDSHSSLAPPKVTSSARASSASKTSRLSVSQSETSYHPSRPARSSSLTRPSVSNSGRLPSSILNTSSASVSSYIRPSSPSSRSSSSARTPTPTPTRTTSLSRASTPSRIRPVSSTSSLDKTRPSLVSRPSTPTSRTQSNSPNVVSSRPNSRPSTPTRRNTSTSATNGRTAPSLSRPSSPGQPRVRTTTTTNTQQPIVLPDFSLDAPPNLRTTLPGRPISAGRSRPVAAKASPEPKGPMTRRNSSPVVTRGRLIESQGKGRLSGNGQQHNTGAPEPRRISNVSDVTSRRTVRTSSTVMDNNNGLGRSLSKSSLDMAIKHMDIRNGKSNGCALSSTTLFPQSIRQASSKIQPIRSGNSLSDSISSNSAENGNEANEGRRLMGKSSDMNMYESSRYDAFLLKEDVKNTNWLHSIDDRSSEHGLMFDNGGFELLPEPFAPL from the exons ATGAACAGGAATCTTAGAGAGTCTGTTAGCGGTGGGAGGAATGCTCCGGCGATCTCACAGTTTCGCAGAGGCAGTAACAACGGCTTCTCTAGAGATTCCGATGAGAATCTTGATCTATTCTCCAAGATCCGTCGCTCTTTCCCCTTGTCATCCACCGACCATTTACCCGACG TTTCTGCGAAACTAGGGAGGCTCTCTGTCGGATCTAAACCAACTGCTAAAGGTAAAGGTGGTGATGATCTCTTGTCATCAGCTGAAGTAGGCAAAAATGATTATGACTG gCTGCTTACTCCTCCTGGAACACCTCTTGGGAACGATTCTCATTCATCTTTGGCACCTCCAAAGGTTACATCTTCCGCTAGAGCTAGTTCTGCTTCAAAGACATCAAGG CTTTCGGTTTCACAGTCAGAGACCAGTTACCATCCCTCACGTCCTGCTAGAAGTAGCTCACTGACTCGCCCATCCGTTTCTAACTCAGGCCGTTTACCATCTTCCATCCTGAACACTAGCTCAGCTTCAGTCTCATCCTACATCAGACCTTCATCCCCTAGCTCCCGTTCCTCATCTTCAGCTAGAACTCCCACTCCCACTCCCACTCGTACTACTTCCCTCTCACGTGCCTCGACTCCATCAAGAATCCGTCCAGTGTCATCCACTTCATCTCTGGACAAGACCAGACCCTCCCTAGTCTCAAGACCATCTACTCCAACTTCTAGAACACAGTCAAACTCACCAAACGTAGTTTCTTCCAGACCAAACTCTCGCCCTTCAACCCCTACGCGTCGAAACACATCCACCTCAGCAACAAATGGTCGTACCGCACCTTCACTGTCTAGGCCAAGCTCTCCTGGACAACCTAGAGTccgaaccaccaccaccaccaacacACAACAGCCAATTGTGCTACCAGACTTCTCTCTTGATGCACCACCTAATCTCAGAACAACTCTCCCGGGAAGACCAATATCAGCTGGCAGGTCTAGGCCTGTTGCAGCAAAGGCAAGTCCAGAACCCAAAGGTCCCATGACGAGAAGGAACTCATCTCCTGTTGTGACGAGAGGAAGACTCATAGAGAGCCAAGGAAAAGGCCGTTTGAGTGGTAATGGACAGCAACATAACACAGGTGCACCAGAGCCGAGAAGGATTTCAAATGTTTCAGACGTTACTTCACGGAGAACCGTGAGGACTTCTTCAACTGTGATGGACAATAACAATGGGCTTGGGAGGTCATTATCAAAAAGTTCACTTGATATGGCCATTAAGCACATG GACATAAGAAACGGGAAGAGTAACGGTTGCGCACTATCAAGCACCACGTTATTCCCTCAGAGCATCAGACAAGCCTCGTCCAAGATCCAGCCAATCCGTTCAGGGAATAGCCTTTCGGATTCTATCAGCAGCAACAGCGCAGAGAACGGGAATGAAGCAAACGAGGGAAGAAGACTGATGGGGAAGTCGAGCGATATGAATATGTATGAGAGCTCAAGGTATGACGCGTTTCTGTTGAAAGAAGACGTGAAGAACACAAACTGGTTGCATAGCATTGATGATAGGTCGTCAGAACATGGACTCATGTTTGATAATGGAGGATTCGAGCTGCTCCCTGAGCCTTTTGCCCCACTATAA
- the LOC103859334 gene encoding putative BTB/POZ domain-containing protein At3g08660: MAGISNRPLSQSSSSTSSTSCNSRSSIPPPTFSTCIFSDVAGDITVVVGGESFLLHKFPLVARCGKMRKMVRDLKDNSSIELRDFPGGPLTFELAMKFCYGINLEINPSNVVDLRCAAGYLEMTEDYKEDNLISQTESYLDKTAFRNLKKSVQVLTSCERQELSEKFKIPDRCVEAIAMNACREQLVSNLSEELKGRDCLAWWIEQLSALGIDYYTRVVSVMARTGVRSESIVASLMHYSQSLKGVIVDRNCQGQREIVEAIVTLLPSDERGTIIPLSFLLGMLKIGITLGIEISYRLELERRIGQQLESVSLDDLLIPSVGREEAMYDVDTVHRILACFLERVDEEDEESGCDSDSTGHYHGSLLKVGRIIDAYLAEIAPDPYLSLHKFTAIIESLPDYARIVDDGIYRAIDVYLKAHPLMTEEERKSLCKFIDCNKLSQDASNHMAQNDRLPVQMVVRVLYSEQLRLKKALSGDSDEGVLDLSSGVLNRAVSPRDNYASLRRENRELKLEIARMRVRVSELEKEQTLMKEGMMERSGNSGGTFLTSLSKGIGKIGIFGGENRQKVNRKSRSVSERKTSRKG, from the exons ATGGCTGGTATTTCAAACAGACCTTTGTCTCAATCTTCTTCCTCAACAAGCTCTACTTCATGTAACAGTCGCTCCTCTATTCCTCCTCCCACCTTTTCCACCTG TATATTCTCTGATGTTGCCGGAGACATCACCGTTGTTGTTGGTGGAGAGTCTTTTCTACTCCACAAG TTTCCACTAGTAGCTCGGTGTgggaagatgagaaagatggtGAGAGATCTCAAGGACAATTCAAGTATCGAGCTAAGAGACTTCCCTGGTGGACCTCTAACTTTCGAGCTCGCCATGAAGTTCTGCTACGGCATCAACTTAGAGATAAACCCCTCCAACGTGGTCGACCTCCGCTGCGCAGCAGGTTACCTAGAGATGACCGAAGACTACAAGGAAGACAATCTCATCTCTCAAACCGAGAGTTACCTCGACAAGACAGCTTTCCGCAACCTCAAGAAATCAGTTCAAGTGTTAACCTCATGCGAGAGGCAAGAACTGTCGGAAAAGTTCAAGATTCCTGACAGGTGCGTGGAGGCCATCGCCATGAACGCTTGCAGGGAGCAGTTAGTATCGAATTTATCAGAGGAGCTAAAGGGGAGAGACTGTCTCGCGTGGTGGATCGAACAGCTCTCTGCTCTCGGCATTGATTACTACACAAGAGTTGTGTCTGTGATGGCCAGAACAGGTGTCCGGTCCGAGAGCATCGTTGCTTCTCTGATGCATTACTCTCAATCACTAAAAGGTGTTATTGTTGACCGCAACTGTCAGGGGCAGAGAGAGATCGTTGAAGCTATTGTAACCCTTTTGCCGAGTGACGAGAGAGGAACAATCATCCCTCTCAGCTTCCTCCTTGGGATGTTAAAGATTGGAATCACATTAGGTATAGAGATCTCTTACAGGCTTGAGCTAGAACGTAGAATCGGACAGCAGTTAGAGAGCGTGTCTCTTGATGATCTGCTTATACCTTCTGTCGGAAGGGAAGAGGCCATGTATGATGTGGACACTGTGCATAGGATACTCGCGTGTTTTCTCGAGAGggttgatgaagaagatgaggagAGTGGTTGTGATTCAGACTCCACTGGTCATTACCATGGTTCGTTGCTGAAAGTGGGACGGATCATCGATGCGTACTTGGCTGAGATCGCACCGGATCCCTACCTGAGTCTACATAAGTTCACAGCTATTATAGAGAGTTTACCTGATTACGCACGGATCGTTGATGATGGGATATACAGAGCCATTGACGTGTATCTCAAG GCTCATCCAttaatgacggaagaagaacgTAAGAGTCTATGCAAGTTCATAGACTGCAACAAGCTTTCACAGGACGCAAGCAACCACATGGCGCAAAACGACCGTCTTCCTGTGCAAATGGTAGTACGTGTTCTCTATTCAGAACAGCTGCGGCTCAAGAAAGCTCTGTCGGGAGACTCAGATGAAGGTGTACTAGATTTGTCTTCGGGAGTTCTGAACCGAGCGGTTTCTCCAAGAGACAACTACGCGTCTCTGAGGAGAGAGAACAGAGAGTTGAAGCTGGAGATAGCGAGGATGAGAGTGAGAGTTAGCGAGTTGGAGAAGGAGCAAACGTTGATGAAAGAGGGAATGATGGAGAGGTCTGGTAATAGCGGTGGAACGTTCTTGACGTCATTGTCTAAAGGGATTGGCAAAATTGGGATATTCGGTGGTGAAAATCGGCAGAAGGTTAACCGGAAATCGAGGTCGGTTTCGGAGAGAAAGACAAGTCGAAAGGGGTAA
- the LOC103859336 gene encoding putative zinc transporter At3g08650, with protein MMHSGCTKLMLLLLLYLAVFIGNTGADPQWEISHKVRTAPHGDMGRNVIDGSGVEKTLRDVGMGENKRGSHSKVSVSTVALFTLAMAAATGLGAVPFFFVELDPQWAGICNGMAAGVMLAASFDLVKEGQEHGSGNWVVTGILAGALFIWLCKQFLEQYGEVSMLDIKGADAAKVVLVIGIMTLHSFGEGSGVGVSFAGSKGFSQGLLVTLAIAVHNIPEGLAVSMVLASRGVSPQNAMLWSIITSLPQPIVAVPAFLCADAFSKFLPFCTGFAAGCMIWMVIAEVLPDAFKEASPSQVASSATISVASMEALSTLFENFTHDYNSEDASGFFVSLLFGLGPLLGGVFLVASALTFRLQHALLMGVASGIAFVLGLWRPLQLLLSAKMGFIPLVSLLALGAVLSHFISSTILNVTSRKKSRAGSLITPVTNFPTSAITLQSLLACGAVGFHALAEGLALGVAAPSAHGLGRHMVLPVSLHGLPRGTAVASCVFGATDSWHAALAAAALIGFVGPVSAIGSILAGIDYSGLDHVMMVACGGLLPSFWQVIKRAVRLERRKGSVGMVLGVACAVVCLTFTRLVCLHTPYCNSAPEAVR; from the exons ATGATGCATTCAGGCTGCACAAAACTCATGCTACTTCTACTCTTATATCTTGCTGTGTTCATTGGGAACACTGGCGCAGACCCTCAATGGGAGATCTCACATAAAGTAAGAACTGCTCCTCATGGAGACATGGGACGGAACGTTATAGATGGAAGTGGTGTAGAGAAAACGTTACGTGACGTTGGAATGGGTGAGAACAAGAGAGGGAGTCACAGCAAAGTTTCTGTCTCAACAGTTGCGTTGTTCACCTTGGCGATGGCTGCTGCTACTGGTTTGGGTGCAGTGCCTTTCTTCTTTGTTGAGCTTGATCCTCAATGGGCTGGGATATGCAACGGCATGGCGGCTGGTGTGATGTTGGCTGCTAGCTTTGATCTTGTGAAGGAGGGTCAAGAGCATGGTTCTGGAAACTGGGTTGTTACTGGGATTCTAGCCGGTGCTTTGTTCATTTGGCTCTGCAAGCAG TTTCTTGAACAATATGGTGAGGTGAGCATGCTGGATATTAAAGGTGCAGATGCAGCGAAAGTTGTTCTCGTCATAGGCATCATGACACTTCATTCTTTCGGGGAAGGATCAGGGGTTGGTGTGTCCTTTGCTGGTTCAAAAGGTTTTAGTCAAGGGCTTCTGGTGACTTTAGCCATAGCCGTTCATAATATTCCAGAAGGGTTGGCTGTTAGCATGGTGCTTGCATCGAGAGGTGTCTCTCCACAAAACGCCATGCTCTGGAGTATAATCACATCCTTACCTCAG CCTATCGTTGCAGTGCCAGCTTTTTTATGTGCGGATGCGTTCAGCAAGTTTTTGCCTTTCTGCACTGGGTTTGCGGCTGGGTGTATGATTTGGATGGTTATTGCTGAAGTGCTTCCTGATGCATTCAAG GAAGCGTCTCCGTCGCAAGTGGCATCTTCAGCCACAATATCAGTAGCATCCATGGAAGCTCTCAGCACTCTTTTCGAAAACTTCACGCATGATTACAA CTCAGAGGATGCTTCTGGCTTCTTCGTTTCACTTCTCTTTGGTCTAGGCCCATTGCTTGGGGGAGTGTTTCTGGTTGCATCGGCGCTCACCTTCCGTCTCCAGCACGCCCTTCTCATGGGAGTAGCCTCAGGCATTGCGTTTGTCCTAGGTCTCTGGCGTCCGCTTCAGCTGCTGCTCTCTGCAAAAATGGGATTCATCCCTCTGGTTAGTCTACTTGCTCTTGGAGCCGTGCTGAGCCATTTCATAAGCTCAACCATCCTGAATGTTACTTCTCGGAAAAAGTCTCGAGCTGGTAGTTTAATAACCCCAGTAACAAATTTTCCAACCAGTGCCATAACACTCCAGTCACTATTAGCGTGTGGAGCGGTTGGTTTCCACGCGCTAGCCGAGGGGCTTGCTCTAGGGGTCGCTGCTCCAAGTGCTCACGGTCTCGGCAGACACATGGTACTCCCTGTTTCCTTACACGGGCTCCCAAGGGGAACAGCGGTTGCAAGCTGCGTGTTCGGAGCTACAGACAGTTGGCATGCAGCTCTTGCAGCAGCTGCTTTGATTGGTTTTGTGGGACCTGTATCAGCCATAGGATCGATACTAGCTGGGATAGATTATAGTGGACTGGACCACGTGATGATGGTGGCGTGCGGTGGATTGCTGCCTAGCTTCTGGCAGGTGATTAAGAGAGCGGTGAGGTTAGAGAGAAGGAAAGGCAGTGTGGGGATGGTGCTGGGAGTTGCGTGTGCTGTTGTGTGTCTGACTTTCACTAGACTGGTCTGCTTGCACACGCCGTATTGCAACTCTGCACCTGAGGCTGTTAGATGA
- the LOC103859339 gene encoding uncharacterized protein LOC103859339, with the protein MEKTEMSRRDVIVCREIWYVMAILSLFGLSISLNLLWPPGAKSPGSSPFLRDCAVSATTFYAVTVLRYLLFTDPPPSTGCYKDFTTNKERIPQFLFAEFSILALMTSPSMYSLLVDHDVLLYMSLFTISLFTGGVGLIQLSDKFRMEMKNAYITLLCGWLCCLFGTYIFIYLPSINVAMILAGVYWLFFFFIIVYNYRS; encoded by the coding sequence aTGGAGAAGACTGAAATGAGTCGAAGAGATGTGATTGTATGCCGAGAAATATGGTATGTAATGGCTATACTCTCGCTCTTTGGCCTCTCCATATCACTCAATCTTCTTTGGCCACCTGGGGCAAAGTCACCAGGATCGTCTCCTTTCCTCAGGGACTGCGCAGTGAGTGCCACAACATTCTATGCAGTGACGGTACTCAGGTATCTCTTATTCACCGATCCTCCTCCCTCCACTGGTTGCTACAAGGATTTTACTACAAACAAAGAGAGGATTCCTCAGTTTCTCTTTGCGGAGTTTTCCATATTAGCGTTAATGACATCTCCGTCAATGTATTCACTTTTGGTGGATCATGACGTATTGTTATACATGTCGTTATTCACCATATCGTTGTTCACTGGTGGGGTAGGTCTGATTCAGCTATCAGATAAGTTTAGGATGGAGATGAAGAATGCTTATATCACGCTTCTTTGCGGTTGGTTATGTTGCCTTTTTGgcacttatatttttatttatctccCCAGTATAAACGTGGCTATGATTCTTGCAGGAGTTTATTGgttgttcttcttttttatcATTGTATATAATTACCGCAGTTAG
- the LOC103859337 gene encoding NADH dehydrogenase [ubiquinone] 1 alpha subcomplex subunit 1, translating to MSLVWLEAALPLGIIGGMLCIMGNSQYYIHKAYHGRPKHIGHDEWDVAMERRDKKVVEKATTPSS from the exons atgtcgtTGGTGTGGCTAGAAGCAGCTCTGCCTCTGGGGATCATCGGAGGGATGCTCTGCATCATGGGAAACTCTCAGTACTACATCCACAAAGCTTATCATGGCCGT CCGAAGCACATAGGCCACGATGAATGGGATGTCGCCATGGAGAGACGCGACAAGAAAGTCGTCGAGAAAGCCACAACTCCTTCCTCATGA
- the LOC103859332 gene encoding thioredoxin H9 isoform X2, which produces MGSCVSKGKEDDDSIHNVDFSGGNVHLITTKESWDEKLAEAGRDGKIVIANFSATWCGPCKVVAPFFIELSEKHPSIMFLLVDVDELSDFSSSWDIKATPTFFFLKNGQQIGKLVGANKPELQKKVTSILDSVPESPQRP; this is translated from the exons ATGGGAAGCTGTGTCTCTAAG GGCAAAGAAGACGATGATTCAATCCATAACGTTGATTTTTCCGGTGGCAACGTTCATCTCATCACAACTAAAGAAAGCTGGGATGAGAAACTAGCCGAAGCTGGCCGTGATGGCaaaatt GTGATTGCAAACTTCAGCGCGACATGGTGTGGGCCTTGTAAGGTCGTGGCACCGTTCTTCATCGAGCTCTCAGAGAAACATCCTTCTATCATGTTCCTTCTTGTAGATGTTGATGAACTCAGC GATTTTAGCTCATCATGGGACATAAAGGCAACACCAACCTTCTTCTTTCTTAAAAACGGTCAGCAAATAGGCAAGCTTGTTGGTGCTAACAAGCCTGAGCTACAGAAGAAGGTTACTTCCATCCTTGACTCTGTACCTGAGAGTCCACAACGGCCTTGA
- the LOC103859330 gene encoding non-specific lipid-transfer protein 6 translates to MRSLFLLALFLVLAFHHGEAAVTCNNVVGDLYPCLSYVMQGGNSPSTNCCSGVRTLNSQAQTTADRQSVCRCIKNAIGGASYSSSNLKNALSLPAKCGVNLPFSISPSTNCNSIH, encoded by the exons ATGAGATCTCTCTTCTTACTAGCCTTGTTCCTAGTTCTTGCTTTTCACCATGGTGAAGCAGCCGTGACTTGCAACAACGTGGTTGGTGATCTTTACCCTTGCCTCTCCTACGTGATGCAAGGCGGAAACTCCCCATCAACTAACTGCTGCAGCGGTGTCAGAACGCTCAACAGTCAGGCTCAAACCACTGCGGATCGTCAGAGCGTCTGCCGTTGCATCAAAAATGCTATTGGAGGAGCCTCTTACTCTTCAAGCAACCTTAAAAATGCTCTGTCTTTGCCTGCTAAGTGTGGTGTTAATCTCCCTTTCAGTATCAGCCCTTCCACCAACTGCAACAG TATCCACTGA
- the LOC103859332 gene encoding thioredoxin H9 isoform X1, translating into MGSCVSKGKEDDDSIHNVDFSGGNVHLITTKESWDEKLAEAGRDGKIVIFLIWSVVCVFSKSHEPSSSLKKVIANFSATWCGPCKVVAPFFIELSEKHPSIMFLLVDVDELSDFSSSWDIKATPTFFFLKNGQQIGKLVGANKPELQKKVTSILDSVPESPQRP; encoded by the exons ATGGGAAGCTGTGTCTCTAAG GGCAAAGAAGACGATGATTCAATCCATAACGTTGATTTTTCCGGTGGCAACGTTCATCTCATCACAACTAAAGAAAGCTGGGATGAGAAACTAGCCGAAGCTGGCCGTGATGGCaaaattgtaattttcttaatatggaGTGTTGTTTGTGTTTTTTCTAAATCTCATGAACCATCTTCTTCTCTTAAAAAGGTGATTGCAAACTTCAGCGCGACATGGTGTGGGCCTTGTAAGGTCGTGGCACCGTTCTTCATCGAGCTCTCAGAGAAACATCCTTCTATCATGTTCCTTCTTGTAGATGTTGATGAACTCAGC GATTTTAGCTCATCATGGGACATAAAGGCAACACCAACCTTCTTCTTTCTTAAAAACGGTCAGCAAATAGGCAAGCTTGTTGGTGCTAACAAGCCTGAGCTACAGAAGAAGGTTACTTCCATCCTTGACTCTGTACCTGAGAGTCCACAACGGCCTTGA
- the LOC103859333 gene encoding ubiquitin-conjugating enzyme E2 11 gives MASKRILKELKDLQKDPPSNCSAGPVAEDMFHWQATIMGPPDSPYAGGVFLVSIHFPPDYPFKPPKVSFKTRVYHPNINSNGSICLDILKEQWSPALTISKVLLSICSLLTDPNPDDPLVPEIAHMYKTDKSKYESTARSWTQKYAMG, from the exons ATGGCTTCGAAGAGGATTCTGAAAGAGCTCAAGGATTTGCAGAAGGATCCTCCTTCTAACTGCAGCGCTG GTCCCGTGGCTGAGGACATGTTCCATTGGCAAGCAACTATCATGGGACCTCCTGACAGTCCCTACGCAGGAGGAGTGTTTTTGGTTTCCATTCACTTTCCTCCGGATTATCCCTTCAAGCCACCAAAG GTGTCTTTCAAGACAAGGGTATACCACCCAAACATCAACAGCAACGGAAGCATTTGTCTTGATATCCTGAAAGAACAGTGGAGCCCTGCTCTCACCATCTCCAAG GTTTTGCTGTCGATCTGCTCGTTGCTGACGGACCCGAACCCAGATGATCCGCTTGTGCCAGAGATTGCTCACATGTACAAGACGGATAAGTCCAAGTACGAGTCAACTGCACGAAGCTGGACACAGAAGTACGCCATGGGATGA